From Paenibacillus sp. PK3_47, the proteins below share one genomic window:
- a CDS encoding extracellular solute-binding protein, whose amino-acid sequence MRRAGRSLIGSLVTAIALAGTLAGCSGGNNGNNGSTSAGSPAADPTAAATAKPAEVQKVNFSMVSARPGDEAFYKEQMDLFMKDNPDVKVTVIANPTEQYNNALQLSFAANEGPDLFFIEGGQPQARTVYDNHWVEPLDSYMDDDFLARFPEGAFSRTSQTRVNGEVIGIPVRDPRFDKVRPLYYNADILEQYGFSEPPKTHSEFTAMATKITEEGKGKVYGFAMMGKAPAVFGLTVSGLGSGLEGGVIGYEGNTIINLLSGQFSSKSATPVVEMLRQLNAQKIVAPGWENWDTAQMHQQFAAGRVAMFIGAAWQAEEIRKLNEGIDMGIAAAPVPDDGRKGYRDTPTIAEPRYAMSAQSEVKEAAWKVLNFLGSVEFERANYEYAKELVVMPEAMEGIEMSPDMQAIVKVMDETIRMTPAINTKNQNYDQFSKNISDAMPKPKIQEVFLKAVMENADPVPLAESYDQKANAVIDEQIKIANEGGIEFTREDMKYPGWDPMQDYIVE is encoded by the coding sequence ATGAGAAGAGCAGGACGTTCACTGATCGGTTCGCTGGTAACGGCTATTGCCCTGGCCGGAACACTGGCAGGCTGCAGCGGAGGGAACAATGGGAATAACGGGAGCACCAGCGCCGGCAGCCCGGCAGCCGATCCCACCGCAGCCGCTACCGCCAAGCCGGCCGAAGTGCAGAAGGTTAATTTCTCGATGGTGTCCGCAAGACCCGGAGATGAAGCTTTCTATAAAGAACAAATGGATTTGTTCATGAAAGACAATCCCGACGTAAAAGTCACCGTCATCGCCAATCCGACCGAGCAGTATAACAATGCGCTTCAGCTGTCTTTTGCCGCAAACGAGGGTCCGGACTTGTTCTTTATTGAAGGCGGCCAGCCGCAGGCGCGTACGGTCTATGACAATCACTGGGTGGAGCCGCTGGACAGCTATATGGACGACGACTTTCTCGCCCGGTTTCCCGAAGGCGCTTTCAGCCGCACAAGCCAGACCCGGGTGAACGGGGAGGTCATCGGGATTCCGGTGCGGGACCCGCGTTTTGACAAGGTGAGACCGCTCTATTACAACGCGGATATCCTGGAGCAATACGGCTTCAGCGAGCCGCCGAAGACGCACAGCGAGTTCACTGCAATGGCAACGAAGATCACCGAGGAAGGTAAAGGCAAGGTCTACGGCTTTGCGATGATGGGCAAGGCGCCGGCGGTGTTCGGGCTGACGGTTTCCGGCCTCGGCTCGGGACTGGAGGGCGGCGTGATCGGCTATGAAGGCAACACGATCATCAACCTGCTGAGCGGACAGTTCTCTTCGAAGTCGGCGACACCGGTCGTTGAGATGCTGCGGCAGCTGAATGCGCAGAAGATTGTCGCACCGGGCTGGGAGAACTGGGATACGGCGCAGATGCACCAGCAGTTCGCAGCCGGCCGGGTAGCGATGTTCATCGGGGCCGCCTGGCAGGCGGAGGAAATCCGCAAGCTGAACGAGGGGATTGATATGGGCATTGCAGCAGCCCCTGTACCGGATGACGGACGCAAAGGCTACCGGGATACACCGACGATTGCCGAGCCGCGGTATGCCATGAGCGCACAGTCCGAAGTAAAAGAAGCCGCGTGGAAAGTGCTTAACTTCCTGGGCTCCGTGGAGTTTGAGCGGGCGAATTATGAATACGCCAAGGAACTGGTCGTCATGCCGGAAGCGATGGAAGGGATCGAAATGTCGCCAGATATGCAGGCGATTGTGAAGGTGATGGATGAGACGATCCGCATGACCCCGGCGATCAATACGAAGAACCAGAACTATGACCAGTTCTCGAAGAATATCAGCGACGCGATGCCGAAGCCGAAGATTCAGGAGGTCTTCCTGAAGGCCGTCATGGAGAATGCAGACCCTGTGCCGCTGGCAGAAAGCTATGACCAGAAGGCGAATGCGGTCATCGATGAGCAGATTAAGATTGCCAACGAGGGGGGCATTGAATTTACCCGTGAAGATATGAAATATCCCGGCTGGGACCCGATGCAGGATTACATTGTGGAGTAG
- a CDS encoding response regulator, with protein MNNDTFVLGRIRCLVVDDEALIRERFRYAFPLEEHGFEIVGEAEDGEEALELCRQLNPEVVITDVVMPRMNGLELTERLKEQMPRVKVIILSSFQEFEFARKAVSLGALGYLLKITSGYQELLDILNTARREIEADRERMLLTIEERKQLQDSQPLLRKQLMLDLRSGGISSLQKLNATCDFVHWQRPGPAFALGIVSIDRYSRLTQTFHSKDISLFKYVMMRMIEEITEQTVAYNVFAWGENCIGLWMLHSGVSFDQQKLMPLHESILQYARQYLPFSVSVRISAVHPMSSSAEEWPGAFNKAFVELDDLQSEVFYHGHGGVHLYAAASRVDSRAAASPLLPDPVSRITGLTDPGQLQRMVRECYIEPVIRNKTCPDSLLSWLEGLAARWTLADSRVRNRFMSELAGLETIYDVEEYMLQLFMWKQSASQLSFDQPIDRSEIQNALDYVSKNYRQPISVAEISEHLAISPNYFSHLFKAQTGINFSDYVTRYRIEMSKNQLMETDRQVSEIAEQVGIPDYKYFARIFRRLVGKTPSQFREEQAAMLRGQ; from the coding sequence GTGAACAATGATACCTTTGTGCTGGGAAGAATCCGCTGCCTTGTAGTCGATGATGAGGCGTTAATCCGTGAACGGTTCCGTTATGCCTTTCCCTTGGAGGAGCATGGTTTCGAAATCGTTGGCGAGGCTGAAGACGGAGAAGAAGCGCTGGAGCTGTGCCGGCAGCTGAACCCGGAGGTCGTCATTACGGATGTGGTGATGCCGCGGATGAACGGCCTGGAGCTTACGGAGCGGCTGAAGGAACAGATGCCGAGGGTAAAAGTCATTATTCTGTCGAGTTTTCAGGAATTTGAATTTGCACGCAAGGCGGTGTCGCTGGGGGCGCTTGGCTATCTGCTCAAAATAACCTCCGGGTATCAGGAGCTGCTTGATATTCTCAATACTGCCCGCAGGGAAATTGAAGCCGACCGCGAGCGTATGCTGCTTACTATTGAAGAGCGGAAACAGCTGCAGGACAGCCAGCCCCTGCTCCGCAAGCAGCTGATGCTGGATCTCCGCAGCGGCGGGATATCCTCATTGCAGAAACTGAACGCAACCTGCGATTTTGTGCACTGGCAGCGGCCGGGGCCTGCGTTTGCGCTGGGCATTGTCAGTATCGACCGCTACAGCCGGCTGACCCAGACCTTTCATTCCAAGGATATTTCACTGTTCAAATATGTGATGATGCGGATGATCGAAGAGATTACGGAACAGACCGTCGCCTACAACGTTTTTGCCTGGGGAGAAAACTGTATCGGGCTGTGGATGCTCCATTCCGGTGTTTCTTTTGACCAGCAAAAGCTTATGCCCCTGCATGAAAGTATCCTGCAATATGCACGCCAGTATCTCCCCTTTTCCGTATCGGTCCGGATCAGTGCCGTACATCCCATGAGCTCCTCTGCGGAAGAGTGGCCCGGTGCCTTCAATAAGGCCTTTGTCGAGCTGGATGACCTGCAATCTGAGGTGTTTTATCATGGACATGGCGGGGTTCATCTATATGCTGCAGCTTCTCGGGTTGACAGCCGGGCCGCTGCCTCTCCGCTCCTTCCCGATCCCGTTTCCAGAATAACCGGCCTGACGGACCCCGGCCAGCTTCAGCGGATGGTCCGCGAGTGCTATATCGAACCTGTAATCCGCAACAAAACCTGCCCCGATTCTCTGCTGAGCTGGCTTGAAGGGCTTGCTGCCCGCTGGACGCTTGCCGATTCCCGGGTCAGGAACAGATTTATGTCCGAGCTGGCCGGTCTTGAAACGATTTACGATGTCGAGGAGTACATGCTGCAGCTGTTTATGTGGAAACAAAGTGCCAGCCAGTTGTCCTTTGACCAGCCGATTGACCGCTCCGAGATCCAAAATGCGCTGGATTATGTGTCCAAAAACTACCGGCAGCCCATCAGCGTTGCAGAGATCAGCGAGCATCTGGCCATAAGCCCCAACTATTTCAGCCACCTGTTCAAAGCCCAGACTGGAATCAATTTCTCGGATTATGTCACAAGGTACCGGATTGAGATGTCCAAAAATCAGCTCATGGAAACGGACCGCCAGGTCAGCGAAATTGCCGAGCAGGTCGGAATACCGGATTATAAATATTTTGCGAGAATCTTCAGAAGGCTGGTCGGCAAGACGCCGAGCCAATTCCGTGAGGAGCAGGCGGCTATGCTGCGGGGGCAGTAA
- a CDS encoding histidine kinase gives MKNSLLFLHKIRFKMFIIILASMLAVALSISIIAYRYITGLLTDKQMNQMESYAGRQFDQLERILADIKNPLGELASKLAETGQSEEAVTEVLRMYQYSVYPFSRGMYFIAPDRSIYETVPATELPDSLIDQLYSGARNSWQSLQTIGPYQSPNKGLVLTIAVTVNRGMDMQGILAADLDLLAINELIVGMNPEPSISTLLFNPEYKPIISAIKVRQDEYISLYQQITRRLQDKVTGLSPLFAGNEEFVALLGSPNSQNWRLVTFVKKHDILAPVNQLRYYAIYLTLFFIFLSLVISFFLARYFDGPISSLILQMRKVQKGNLKLRIHLKRKDEFRMLADSFNVMLDHIGELIDDKLRTEKLKKQYEFRALQAQINPHFLYNTLNSINALVDLKRTDEISKVLHALVHLLDYSMGKGEALTTVNGELQGLKHYVYLQQIRYQNKFEVNYEIDEQILDCRILKLTLQPIIENAIFHGIKEKRRGDGKITVSGTLKTPKALQLIIEDNGTGIAPERLAALLEVSDSPASSGDMLPNYSSLGLRNVHERLQLQFGDAYGLRIESQEGLGTRIFITLPVVKGAEASEQ, from the coding sequence ATGAAGAATTCGCTCCTTTTCCTCCATAAAATCCGCTTCAAAATGTTTATCATTATCCTGGCCAGCATGCTGGCTGTAGCCTTATCCATAAGTATTATCGCCTACCGTTACATCACCGGCCTCCTGACCGACAAACAAATGAACCAGATGGAATCCTATGCCGGCCGCCAGTTCGATCAGCTCGAACGCATTCTCGCGGATATCAAAAATCCGCTCGGGGAATTGGCCAGCAAGCTTGCGGAAACAGGCCAGTCTGAGGAGGCCGTTACCGAGGTGCTCCGGATGTATCAATATTCCGTGTACCCTTTTTCAAGAGGCATGTATTTCATCGCTCCCGACAGATCTATTTATGAGACAGTGCCGGCGACAGAGCTTCCGGATTCCCTGATTGACCAGCTGTATTCCGGTGCAAGGAACTCCTGGCAATCCCTGCAGACCATCGGACCTTACCAGTCTCCGAACAAAGGTCTGGTGCTGACGATCGCAGTAACGGTGAACAGAGGCATGGATATGCAGGGGATTCTGGCTGCTGACCTGGACCTGCTGGCCATCAATGAGCTTATCGTCGGCATGAATCCGGAACCCTCCATCTCCACCCTGCTGTTCAACCCTGAATATAAACCGATCATCAGCGCAATCAAGGTCAGACAGGACGAATATATCAGCCTGTATCAACAGATCACCCGCCGTCTGCAGGATAAGGTTACCGGTCTGTCTCCTTTGTTTGCCGGGAATGAGGAGTTTGTAGCCCTTCTGGGTTCGCCCAATTCGCAGAACTGGCGGCTGGTCACCTTTGTCAAAAAGCACGACATTCTTGCACCCGTCAACCAGCTCCGCTACTACGCCATTTATTTGACGCTTTTCTTTATTTTCCTTTCACTTGTCATCTCCTTTTTTCTCGCCCGCTACTTCGACGGTCCGATCTCCAGCCTCATTCTCCAGATGCGCAAGGTGCAAAAGGGCAATCTCAAGCTTCGCATCCACTTGAAGCGCAAGGATGAGTTCCGGATGCTGGCCGACTCTTTTAACGTCATGCTGGATCATATCGGAGAGCTGATAGACGACAAGCTGCGGACGGAAAAGCTGAAGAAACAATACGAGTTCAGAGCGCTGCAGGCGCAGATTAACCCGCATTTTTTATATAACACGCTGAATTCAATCAATGCCCTGGTCGACCTGAAACGGACGGATGAGATTTCCAAGGTCCTGCATGCGCTCGTGCATCTGCTTGATTATTCCATGGGCAAAGGTGAAGCCTTAACCACTGTGAACGGAGAGCTTCAGGGACTGAAGCATTATGTATATTTGCAGCAGATCCGCTATCAGAATAAATTTGAAGTCAATTATGAGATTGATGAGCAGATCCTGGACTGCCGGATTCTGAAACTGACGCTGCAGCCTATTATTGAAAACGCAATCTTTCATGGCATCAAAGAGAAACGGCGGGGAGACGGCAAAATCACTGTCAGCGGTACGCTGAAAACGCCAAAAGCCCTGCAGCTGATCATTGAGGACAACGGAACCGGAATTGCGCCGGAACGGCTGGCAGCCCTGCTGGAAGTATCGGATTCTCCCGCTTCATCCGGGGATATGCTGCCGAATTATTCGTCGCTGGGACTGCGCAATGTGCATGAACGGCTGCAGCTTCAATTCGGTGACGCCTACGGCTTAAGAATAGAGAGCCAGGAAGGTCTGGGAACCAGAATATTCATTACACTGCCGGTGGTGAAAGGGGCTGAAGCGAGTGAACAATGA